One window of the Actinomyces wuliandei genome contains the following:
- a CDS encoding TetR/AcrR family transcriptional regulator, with the protein MSDRVVRRRARTRERIFTEAMRLFAERGFDRVTVADITEAADIGKGTFFTHFPSKRDVFRYLGEQVTEVMEAAAQESGTAQERLARLLGAATAWLEDHPEPARQMVGSRSFSASLDLASPSQQRFHQVLARILADGVAAGQLRADLPVDDAAQLVQTGYYMSVLTWAASLEPQQEHRAADQEHRAADQEHRAADQEHRAADQEHRAADRDAQETRRGPAARAVRDAEDDRSTLRAAPDERPLGERVQTMLDLVLRGMK; encoded by the coding sequence ATGAGTGATCGTGTGGTGCGACGACGGGCGCGGACCCGGGAGCGCATCTTCACCGAGGCCATGAGGCTCTTCGCTGAGCGGGGCTTTGACCGGGTCACCGTCGCTGACATCACCGAGGCCGCCGACATCGGCAAGGGCACCTTCTTCACCCACTTCCCCTCCAAGCGGGACGTCTTCCGCTACCTGGGTGAGCAGGTCACCGAGGTCATGGAGGCGGCCGCGCAGGAGAGTGGCACCGCCCAGGAGCGGCTGGCCCGCCTGCTGGGTGCGGCCACGGCCTGGTTGGAGGACCATCCCGAGCCCGCGCGGCAGATGGTCGGCTCACGCTCCTTCAGCGCCTCCCTCGACCTGGCCTCGCCCAGCCAGCAGCGCTTCCACCAGGTGCTCGCACGGATCCTGGCTGACGGCGTGGCGGCGGGCCAGCTGCGTGCCGACCTTCCCGTCGATGACGCCGCCCAGCTGGTGCAGACCGGCTACTACATGAGCGTGCTGACCTGGGCCGCCAGCCTGGAGCCACAGCAGGAGCACCGGGCAGCGGACCAGGAGCACCGGGCAGCGGACCAGGAGCACCGGGCAGCGGACCAGGAGCACCGGGCAGCGGACCAGGAGCACCGGGCAGCGGACCGGGACGCTCAGGAGACGCGGCGCGGTCCGGCTGCCCGGGCGGTCCGCGACGCCGAGGACGACCGCTCCACCCTGCGGGCCGCCCCGGACGAGCGCCCCCTGGGCGAGCGGGTCCAGACCATGCTGGACCTTGTCCTGCGGGGTATGAAGTGA
- a CDS encoding type II toxin-antitoxin system VapB family antitoxin: MAVTSVDLDPQLIERARTLTGERSNRAVLDLALRRLIASKQKGAMIDGIAELHDLPEGLDSPVVRPGTSHDQP; encoded by the coding sequence GTGGCAGTGACCAGCGTTGACCTCGACCCGCAGCTTATCGAGCGCGCCCGCACACTGACCGGCGAGCGGTCCAACCGCGCCGTCCTCGACCTGGCACTGCGGCGGCTCATCGCCTCCAAGCAGAAAGGCGCGATGATCGACGGCATCGCGGAGCTCCACGACCTGCCCGAGGGCCTGGACTCCCCAGTGGTGCGTCCCGGCACGTCCCACGACCAACCGTGA
- a CDS encoding PIN domain-containing protein, with translation MTDYLVDNSIWARLATGDPGVSTRLRRIERTPSDLLVTCPPQVLEFCHSARTPQEHTRYRELISLGFPLERAPDESLALDIQGALWNSGLVRCAGTLDILIAAYAIVNDATVLTADHDFDYIAQVSDLMHEYVAPTA, from the coding sequence GTGACCGACTACCTGGTTGACAACTCGATCTGGGCACGGCTGGCGACTGGCGACCCAGGCGTCAGCACCAGGCTGCGCCGCATTGAGCGGACTCCTTCTGACCTTCTCGTCACCTGCCCTCCGCAGGTGCTCGAGTTCTGCCACAGCGCTCGGACCCCTCAGGAGCACACCCGCTACCGCGAGCTCATCTCTCTAGGCTTCCCCCTGGAGCGCGCGCCAGACGAGTCGCTGGCGCTCGACATCCAGGGCGCGCTGTGGAACTCAGGCCTGGTCCGTTGCGCTGGCACGCTCGACATCCTCATCGCCGCCTACGCCATCGTCAACGACGCGACGGTCCTGACAGCCGACCACGACTTCGACTACATCGCCCAGGTCAGCGACCTGATGCACGAGTACGTCGCGCCAACAGCATGA
- a CDS encoding NADPH-dependent F420 reductase, which yields MRIGVIGTGHIGRTLAQRFSEHGHEVKAANSRGPETIPPEVTEAGAHPVTVAEAVQDVDVLVLSVPLSAVPALAPVVSSLPESATLIDTSNYYPQRDGQDLLPPGQVESEWVASQLGRPVVKAWNCIGSGSLAHKSLPSGSPGRIALPVAADRPQDRERATALMEDSGFDAYDAGPISQSWRQQPGNPCYCTDLTLGELPAALEAADAEHAPRRRDLAVAVIQERMGDPRTNPDPDWGTRLSRVLYQ from the coding sequence ATGCGCATCGGAGTCATCGGAACCGGACACATCGGCAGGACCCTCGCTCAGCGGTTCAGCGAGCACGGGCACGAGGTCAAAGCGGCCAACTCCCGCGGCCCTGAGACGATTCCCCCCGAGGTGACCGAGGCAGGAGCACACCCGGTAACCGTCGCTGAGGCGGTTCAAGACGTTGATGTCCTCGTCCTGTCCGTGCCGCTGAGCGCCGTCCCGGCCCTCGCCCCGGTGGTGTCCAGCCTCCCGGAGTCAGCCACGCTCATTGACACCTCGAACTACTACCCGCAGCGCGACGGACAGGACCTCCTCCCTCCCGGCCAGGTGGAGAGCGAGTGGGTCGCCTCCCAGCTAGGCCGCCCGGTGGTCAAGGCCTGGAACTGCATCGGCTCAGGCTCCCTGGCTCACAAGAGCCTGCCCTCCGGCTCCCCCGGCCGCATCGCGCTGCCCGTGGCGGCAGACCGCCCCCAGGACCGCGAGCGTGCTACAGCCCTCATGGAGGACAGCGGCTTCGACGCCTACGACGCCGGCCCGATCTCGCAGTCGTGGCGCCAGCAGCCAGGCAACCCCTGCTACTGCACCGACCTCACCCTGGGTGAGCTGCCTGCAGCCCTGGAGGCTGCCGACGCCGAGCACGCTCCCAGGCGCAGGGACCTCGCCGTTGCCGTGATCCAGGAGAGGATGGGCGACCCCAGGACAAACCCTGACCCAGACTGGGGCACCAGGCTGTCCCGGGTGCTCTACCAGTAG
- a CDS encoding DUF5682 family protein, whose translation MWQDATSRELDLDLRRDTGLSRSTLLHRLRILDFPSRVVQVVQADAISRLGLTRLLDDLDDELGPVGGLGLAPLVV comes from the coding sequence ATGTGGCAGGACGCCACGAGCAGGGAGCTGGACCTGGACCTGCGCAGGGACACCGGTCTGAGCCGCTCCACGCTCCTTCACAGGCTGCGGATCCTGGACTTCCCCTCACGTGTGGTCCAGGTGGTGCAGGCTGACGCCATCAGCCGCCTGGGCCTGACCCGTCTGCTGGACGACCTTGATGACGAGCTCGGTCCTGTGGGAGGGCTCGGCCTGGCGCCGCTCGTGGTCTGA
- a CDS encoding DUF1349 domain-containing protein gives MALIPWSEGHWLNPPAAAQERGEDLLVTAVEGSDAWCRTGYGFVVDTAHALLIPFEQGRAVEVELTADFTETFDQAGVMVRVDAENWVKAGIEFSDGVCQLGAVVTAGGSDWSVGAVPDWQGRRVRVRVSRAGGALTVRGGLVGPDGSAALRLVRLLPFPEDAAAQAGPFLCAPSRAGLTIPFHSWRTTEADASIH, from the coding sequence ATGGCACTCATCCCCTGGTCCGAGGGACACTGGCTCAACCCACCTGCCGCTGCTCAGGAGAGGGGTGAGGACCTCCTCGTCACCGCTGTCGAGGGATCTGACGCCTGGTGCCGTACCGGCTACGGCTTCGTCGTCGACACCGCCCACGCGCTCCTGATCCCCTTCGAGCAGGGGCGCGCGGTCGAGGTGGAGCTGACCGCCGACTTCACCGAGACCTTCGACCAGGCCGGAGTCATGGTTCGTGTCGACGCTGAGAACTGGGTCAAGGCCGGGATCGAGTTCTCCGACGGCGTGTGTCAGCTGGGTGCCGTGGTCACGGCGGGCGGCTCTGACTGGTCCGTCGGCGCGGTCCCCGACTGGCAAGGGCGGCGTGTGCGGGTCCGCGTCAGCCGTGCGGGCGGCGCCCTCACGGTACGCGGTGGTCTGGTGGGGCCAGACGGCTCGGCCGCCCTGCGCCTTGTCCGCCTCCTGCCCTTCCCTGAGGACGCTGCCGCCCAGGCGGGCCCCTTCCTGTGCGCCCCCAGCAGGGCCGGGCTGACCATCCCCTTCCACTCCTGGCGCACCACCGAGGCGGACGCCTCCATCCACTGA
- a CDS encoding NAD(P)-dependent alcohol dehydrogenase, whose product MRGYAMLRIGETGWIEKEDPVPGPRDAICRPVALAPCSSDIHTVYEGGVGERHDMVLGHEAVGEVVEVGAEVRDVKVGDRVIIPAITPDWSSTAAQDGFPMHSGTALGGWKFSNTKDGVFAEYIHVNDADANLARLPDGISPEAAVMLSDMATTGLHGAELAQISPGDSVVVIGIGPVGLMSVAGAVILGAGRLFAVGSRPRCIEVATEFGATDIVNYREADVVEQVLEATHGEGVDRVIVAGGDLGTFQQAFDVLKPGGKVGNVNYLGEGDFITISRESSLVGMGHKQLVGGLTPGGRRRMERMADLVLAGRIHPEKMITHRFEGLEAVEQGVELMRTKPSDLIKPVTVL is encoded by the coding sequence GTGAGGGGTTACGCGATGCTCAGGATCGGAGAGACCGGCTGGATCGAGAAGGAGGACCCCGTCCCAGGACCACGTGACGCCATCTGCAGGCCGGTCGCCCTGGCCCCCTGCTCCTCAGACATCCACACGGTCTACGAGGGTGGTGTCGGTGAGCGTCACGACATGGTCCTGGGGCACGAGGCCGTCGGTGAGGTCGTCGAGGTAGGGGCCGAGGTCAGGGACGTCAAGGTCGGGGACCGGGTGATCATCCCCGCCATTACCCCCGACTGGTCCTCGACGGCGGCCCAGGACGGCTTCCCCATGCACTCCGGTACCGCCCTGGGCGGGTGGAAGTTCTCCAACACCAAGGACGGGGTGTTCGCCGAGTACATCCACGTCAACGACGCCGACGCCAACCTGGCACGGCTGCCCGATGGCATCAGCCCGGAGGCGGCCGTGATGTTGTCGGACATGGCAACCACGGGCCTGCATGGAGCTGAGCTCGCCCAGATCAGTCCCGGGGACTCGGTCGTGGTCATCGGTATCGGCCCGGTGGGGCTCATGTCTGTCGCGGGCGCGGTGATCCTGGGGGCGGGGCGGCTCTTCGCCGTGGGATCCCGGCCCAGGTGCATCGAGGTCGCCACAGAGTTTGGGGCCACGGACATCGTCAACTACCGTGAGGCCGACGTCGTCGAGCAGGTGCTGGAGGCCACCCACGGCGAGGGCGTCGACCGGGTCATCGTGGCGGGCGGGGACCTGGGAACCTTCCAGCAGGCCTTCGACGTGCTCAAGCCCGGCGGCAAGGTGGGCAACGTCAACTACCTGGGTGAGGGTGACTTCATTACTATCAGCCGCGAGTCGAGCCTGGTAGGCATGGGGCACAAGCAGCTCGTCGGGGGGCTGACCCCCGGGGGCCGACGCCGCATGGAGCGGATGGCCGATCTGGTGCTCGCTGGGCGCATCCACCCCGAGAAGATGATCACCCACCGCTTTGAGGGGCTGGAGGCCGTTGAGCAGGGGGTCGAGCTCATGCGTACCAAGCCCAGCGACCTCATCAAGCCTGTCACCGTGCTCTAG
- a CDS encoding Fic family protein, with protein sequence MGYHVTRFWESTYESGLRPRDRRSGAYLAYVPAPLAGSSLALSHETAELAARAETRVRSLATSQDLAAVGRFLLRSEAIASSQIEGIAPSAHKIALAELGQQEEVRGLSRQARTVAHNVTLVREAVENLMAPQPVTPDHLLDLHRSLLPDSPQHHGLRTVQNWVGGSSYHPLDADFVPPPPDLVPTLVEDLLTYLNEAAHAPLVQAALVHAQFETIHPFTDGNGRVGRALIHTVLARRSLLAGTVLPTSLVMSTLSEKYVEALSLFRESTEPPLGETPASAKDVVGSTQLTGGHHEPRSPQTPAPGTTHAQGGPGSGSEAWILFFLRAVILACDQAEQISAELADIRCGWEESLREWAARENAGRALRAGSAALRILEGLPGTPVLTVATVSRLYGVSRTAASRGLETLQAAGILRTESIGSGRRAYTAPAVLDAITWAERRLASTQFDTRVRTPGRAVPARPQR encoded by the coding sequence ATGGGGTACCACGTCACCCGCTTCTGGGAGAGCACCTACGAGAGCGGGCTGCGTCCCAGGGACCGGCGCTCAGGAGCCTACCTGGCCTACGTCCCCGCCCCTCTGGCAGGTAGCAGCCTCGCGCTGAGTCACGAGACCGCAGAGCTAGCAGCCCGGGCGGAGACCCGCGTACGCAGCCTCGCCACCTCGCAGGACCTCGCAGCAGTAGGCCGGTTCCTGCTGCGCAGCGAGGCCATCGCCTCCTCCCAGATCGAGGGGATCGCACCCTCAGCCCACAAGATCGCCCTGGCGGAGCTGGGGCAGCAGGAGGAGGTCAGGGGACTGAGCCGACAGGCCCGCACCGTCGCCCACAACGTCACGCTCGTACGGGAGGCCGTCGAGAACCTCATGGCCCCCCAGCCGGTGACCCCGGACCACCTGCTGGACCTCCACCGGAGCCTGCTCCCCGACTCCCCGCAGCACCATGGTCTTCGCACTGTCCAGAACTGGGTAGGGGGCTCCTCCTACCATCCGCTGGACGCCGACTTCGTCCCCCCTCCGCCGGACCTTGTGCCGACGCTCGTCGAGGACCTGCTCACCTATCTCAACGAGGCCGCTCACGCCCCGCTCGTCCAGGCAGCGCTCGTCCACGCGCAGTTCGAGACAATCCACCCCTTCACCGACGGCAACGGCCGGGTCGGCCGTGCCCTCATCCACACGGTCCTGGCACGCAGAAGCCTGCTGGCAGGAACCGTCCTGCCGACGAGTCTGGTCATGTCGACGCTCAGCGAGAAGTACGTCGAGGCGCTCTCCCTGTTCCGCGAGAGCACAGAGCCCCCCCTGGGCGAGACCCCGGCGTCAGCCAAGGACGTAGTCGGCTCCACGCAGCTGACGGGGGGACACCACGAACCCAGGTCGCCCCAGACCCCGGCTCCCGGCACCACCCACGCACAGGGTGGGCCTGGCAGCGGGAGCGAGGCGTGGATCCTCTTCTTTCTTCGCGCTGTCATCCTCGCCTGCGACCAGGCGGAGCAGATCTCTGCGGAGCTGGCCGACATCCGCTGCGGGTGGGAGGAGAGCCTACGGGAGTGGGCAGCCCGGGAGAACGCAGGCCGCGCCCTACGTGCGGGCTCGGCCGCCTTGCGGATTCTGGAGGGCCTGCCGGGCACCCCCGTGCTCACGGTCGCGACGGTGTCACGCCTCTACGGCGTCTCGCGCACAGCCGCGTCCCGGGGCCTGGAGACCCTGCAGGCTGCTGGCATCCTGAGGACAGAGTCCATCGGCTCGGGCAGGCGCGCCTACACGGCACCGGCGGTCCTGGACGCCATCACCTGGGCTGAGCGCCGCCTGGCCAGCACCCAGTTCGACACCCGGGTCCGCACGCCAGGCCGTGCAGTCCCTGCCCGCCCGCAGCGCTAG
- a CDS encoding diaminopimelate dehydrogenase: protein MIRVAVNGYGNLGRGAEQAVSRNDDMELAVVFTRRDPDSLTTQGAPVAHVDDMPRWADKVDVCLNCGGSATDLDQQGPATAAFFTTVDSFDTHARIPEYFASVDAAARQAGNLALISTGWDPGLFSMLRVLGEAVLPEGATTTFWGPGVSQGHSDALRRVDGVLDARQYTLPVEETLAAVRAGEEVELTTRSMHRRDCYVVAEEGADLARVEREIVEMPNYFADYDTTVTFVTAEEMAAEHSGIPHGGTVVRRGTTSEGAATSVGFDLQLGSNPEFTGSVVAAMGRAAARMAARGEAGARTVFDVTLADLSARTPEDLRAHYL, encoded by the coding sequence ATGATCAGGGTCGCGGTCAACGGGTACGGCAACCTCGGGCGGGGTGCTGAGCAGGCGGTCTCCCGCAACGACGACATGGAGCTGGCCGTCGTCTTCACCCGGCGCGACCCGGACTCGCTCACCACCCAGGGCGCCCCGGTGGCCCACGTCGACGACATGCCCCGCTGGGCGGACAAGGTCGACGTCTGCCTCAACTGCGGAGGGTCCGCCACCGACCTGGACCAGCAAGGGCCAGCGACAGCAGCCTTCTTCACCACGGTGGACTCCTTCGACACCCACGCCCGTATCCCTGAGTACTTCGCCTCCGTGGACGCCGCCGCCAGGCAGGCAGGCAACCTGGCACTCATCTCCACCGGCTGGGACCCCGGCCTGTTCTCCATGCTGCGTGTCCTGGGGGAGGCGGTCCTGCCCGAGGGCGCGACGACGACCTTCTGGGGTCCCGGCGTCTCCCAGGGGCACTCTGACGCCCTGCGCCGTGTCGACGGGGTCCTCGACGCCCGGCAGTACACGCTGCCAGTGGAGGAGACCCTCGCCGCGGTCAGGGCGGGCGAGGAGGTAGAGTTGACAACCCGCTCCATGCACCGGCGCGACTGCTACGTCGTGGCCGAGGAGGGCGCCGACCTCGCTCGTGTCGAGCGGGAGATCGTGGAGATGCCCAACTACTTCGCCGACTACGACACCACCGTCACCTTTGTCACCGCCGAGGAGATGGCTGCCGAGCACAGCGGTATCCCCCACGGCGGCACCGTCGTGCGTCGCGGTACCACCTCTGAGGGGGCTGCAACGAGCGTGGGCTTCGACCTCCAGCTGGGCTCAAACCCGGAGTTCACCGGCTCCGTGGTCGCCGCCATGGGGCGCGCGGCTGCGAGGATGGCAGCGCGCGGGGAGGCCGGTGCGCGTACTGTCTTCGATGTGACGCTGGCTGACCTGTCCGCGAGAACCCCGGAGGACCTGCGCGCCCACTACCTGTGA
- a CDS encoding type II toxin-antitoxin system Phd/YefM family antitoxin, with protein MRTISKRDLNQHTAAALDRVDDAHDVIVTERGRARWRISTAQNPTAPLTRLEREGRYTPPAPDPAPWPAHPGGPGYTEEEADALLHELCGDH; from the coding sequence GTGCGGACCATCAGCAAGCGTGACCTCAACCAGCACACCGCCGCCGCGCTCGACCGCGTGGACGACGCCCATGACGTCATCGTGACCGAGCGCGGCAGGGCGCGCTGGCGGATCAGCACAGCACAGAACCCCACCGCACCCCTGACGCGCCTGGAGCGGGAAGGGCGCTACACCCCTCCAGCACCGGACCCTGCGCCGTGGCCAGCACACCCTGGGGGACCGGGGTACACGGAGGAGGAGGCAGACGCCCTGCTCCATGAGCTGTGCGGTGACCACTAA
- a CDS encoding VapC toxin family PIN domain ribonuclease has product MDTCGAVFLASRLLRTEVIRILRRDGRPLNDATPLLDRVGLPEITRETHAVADSIERHAKTLDALHLATALLVGEEVTVATHDSTMTSVADHLGLAVTDPVEQR; this is encoded by the coding sequence ATGGACACCTGCGGGGCGGTCTTCCTCGCCTCCCGGCTGCTGCGCACGGAGGTCATCCGCATCCTGAGACGCGACGGCAGGCCGCTCAACGACGCCACACCGCTCCTCGACCGCGTCGGCCTGCCTGAGATCACCCGGGAGACCCACGCCGTCGCCGACTCCATTGAGCGGCACGCCAAGACGCTCGACGCCCTGCACCTGGCGACTGCACTCCTGGTCGGAGAGGAGGTCACGGTGGCCACGCACGACTCGACGATGACGTCCGTCGCCGACCACCTGGGCCTGGCTGTCACCGACCCTGTCGAGCAGCGGTGA
- a CDS encoding MFS transporter, translating into MYLLLLAIIYLAFVSLGLPDSLVGSGWPVMHEDLSVPLSFAGGATVIISIGTIVSSLASERLTRRLGAGVVTAVSVAATAVALLGFSTATQFWVLCLWAVPYGLGAGAVDAALNNYVALHYSARHMNWLHSFWGVGASVSPFIMSLALSTDASWPAAYRSIGLLQVGLAVVLATSLPLWRRVAAMPSGQLTEEPTASGSTDSSTEGSDSTGGHVSLLTTLRIPGVPSVLLAFFAYCSFEQTAMLWGATFFVADRGFEASSAASFGALFILGLTAGRFLCGFFADRVGDRTLIRRGLTLGAVGAAVVALPLGPASCAGFVLAGVGAAPVYPAIIHSAPANFGRHRSQAVIGIQMAAAYTGATVMPPIFGILSGWTGLWLLPVYLLALALLGLVMSERLNRVTRPQG; encoded by the coding sequence GTGTACCTGCTGCTGCTCGCCATTATCTACCTGGCCTTTGTCAGCCTCGGCCTGCCGGACTCGCTGGTGGGGTCCGGGTGGCCCGTCATGCACGAGGACCTTAGCGTCCCGCTCTCCTTCGCCGGGGGTGCCACCGTCATCATCTCGATCGGCACGATCGTCTCCTCCCTGGCCTCGGAGCGGCTGACCCGGCGCCTGGGCGCGGGCGTGGTGACGGCGGTAAGCGTGGCGGCCACGGCGGTGGCCCTGCTGGGCTTCTCCACCGCCACGCAGTTCTGGGTGCTGTGCCTGTGGGCCGTCCCCTACGGCCTGGGCGCAGGGGCAGTGGACGCGGCGCTCAACAACTACGTCGCGCTCCACTACAGCGCGCGGCACATGAACTGGCTGCACAGCTTCTGGGGCGTGGGGGCGTCGGTCAGCCCCTTCATTATGAGCCTGGCGCTGTCCACCGACGCGAGCTGGCCAGCCGCCTACCGCTCCATCGGCCTCCTTCAGGTAGGACTGGCCGTCGTGCTGGCTACCAGCCTGCCGCTGTGGCGGCGCGTCGCAGCAATGCCCTCTGGCCAGCTGACGGAGGAACCCACCGCCAGCGGCAGCACTGACAGCAGCACTGAGGGCAGCGACAGTACCGGCGGCCACGTCTCGCTGCTGACAACGCTGCGCATCCCCGGGGTCCCCTCCGTCCTGCTGGCCTTCTTCGCCTACTGCTCCTTCGAGCAGACAGCCATGCTGTGGGGCGCCACCTTCTTCGTCGCCGACCGCGGCTTCGAGGCCTCCTCGGCGGCGTCCTTCGGCGCCCTGTTCATCCTGGGGCTAACTGCGGGCCGATTCCTGTGCGGCTTCTTCGCCGACCGCGTCGGGGACCGGACGCTCATCCGCAGGGGCCTCACGCTGGGAGCCGTGGGGGCCGCAGTGGTAGCCCTGCCGCTGGGCCCCGCCTCCTGTGCCGGGTTCGTCCTGGCTGGCGTGGGCGCGGCCCCGGTGTACCCAGCGATCATCCACTCCGCCCCGGCAAACTTCGGGCGCCACCGCTCCCAGGCGGTCATCGGCATCCAGATGGCTGCGGCCTACACGGGCGCCACGGTCATGCCCCCGATCTTCGGGATCCTCTCCGGCTGGACGGGCCTGTGGCTGCTGCCCGTCTACCTGCTGGCACTGGCCCTCCTGGGCCTGGTCATGAGCGAGAGGCTCAACCGTGTGACGCGGCCCCAGGGCTGA
- a CDS encoding AAA family ATPase, with protein MRSPLDSPFSPGSDTVPQVWAGRTTQLSDWRDVLRPRRVAGIHERGRTVLGEAGSGKSSLVRRIAREASEAGDWVTPQLRIPSGTDPLKRVAAALLDLASQAGLAAARERRVANLLSRVETVAASGVSLSVRAQEGPEPYTALTDLLVEIGRVATRHRDVMVVIHIDEVQNITDEHARSQLLTALGDALTYEETVSVPGGWQVERGLPMAVYLTGLAEFADMAGARTGATFARRFRTTTLDAIDDDALMAALQPFVTEGWPLASGRGGTERVHMEPAAQRAVVELACGEPFLFQLAGERAWYAGTDSLITATHVRTGWRDAAPEAEAHVRRILDRLPERERHFIETMAELAPQERSLTTIAQAMGYRRASDAGPTAQRLDLTRGIIRRGRHYRFHHRAIEAYLTSSWPW; from the coding sequence ATGAGGTCCCCGCTTGACTCGCCGTTCAGTCCCGGCTCCGACACGGTGCCCCAGGTGTGGGCGGGCCGCACCACCCAGCTCAGCGACTGGCGCGACGTCCTGCGGCCACGCCGCGTGGCCGGCATCCACGAGCGGGGCCGCACGGTCCTCGGGGAGGCGGGCTCGGGCAAGTCCTCGCTCGTACGCCGGATCGCCCGCGAGGCTTCCGAGGCCGGGGACTGGGTGACGCCGCAACTACGCATCCCCTCTGGCACAGACCCTCTCAAGAGGGTGGCTGCCGCGCTCCTGGACCTGGCCTCACAAGCAGGCCTGGCTGCCGCCCGGGAGCGGCGCGTCGCCAACCTCCTGAGCAGGGTAGAGACAGTCGCCGCATCCGGCGTCTCGCTGTCCGTGCGCGCACAGGAGGGCCCGGAGCCCTACACCGCCCTGACCGATCTCCTGGTCGAGATCGGGCGCGTGGCGACCCGCCACCGCGACGTCATGGTAGTCATCCACATTGATGAGGTACAGAACATCACCGACGAGCACGCGCGGTCCCAGCTGCTCACCGCCCTGGGGGACGCGCTCACCTACGAGGAGACCGTCAGTGTGCCCGGCGGCTGGCAGGTGGAGCGCGGACTGCCGATGGCTGTCTACCTCACGGGCCTAGCAGAGTTCGCGGACATGGCAGGTGCCCGTACGGGTGCCACCTTCGCGCGCCGCTTCCGCACCACCACCCTGGACGCCATTGACGACGACGCCCTCATGGCCGCGCTCCAGCCCTTCGTCACCGAAGGCTGGCCACTGGCCAGCGGGAGAGGCGGTACCGAGAGGGTGCACATGGAGCCCGCCGCGCAGCGCGCCGTCGTCGAGCTGGCCTGCGGGGAGCCCTTCCTCTTCCAGCTCGCCGGGGAGCGCGCCTGGTACGCGGGCACCGACAGCCTCATCACCGCCACCCACGTGCGGACCGGGTGGCGCGACGCCGCACCCGAGGCCGAGGCACACGTACGGCGCATCCTGGACCGCCTCCCCGAGCGAGAGAGGCACTTCATCGAGACCATGGCCGAACTCGCGCCGCAGGAGCGCAGCCTGACCACCATCGCCCAGGCCATGGGCTACCGGCGGGCCTCCGATGCCGGCCCCACAGCGCAGCGCCTGGACCTCACCCGAGGGATCATCCGGCGAGGCAGGCACTACCGCTTCCACCACCGCGCTATCGAGGCCTACCTCACCTCGTCGTGGCCCTGGTAG
- a CDS encoding type II toxin-antitoxin system prevent-host-death family antitoxin codes for MTTREFNRNVSAAKREAAHGPVIITDRGEPAYVLLSVAQYHRLSETGTSLVERLSMKEDSGIDMTPVQINLAVPEL; via the coding sequence ATGACCACACGCGAGTTTAACCGTAACGTCAGTGCCGCCAAGCGTGAGGCCGCCCACGGCCCTGTCATCATCACTGACCGCGGTGAGCCAGCATACGTCCTCCTGTCCGTCGCGCAGTACCACCGTCTCAGCGAGACCGGTACGTCACTGGTTGAGCGGCTGAGCATGAAAGAGGACTCTGGCATCGACATGACCCCAGTGCAGATCAACCTAGCAGTTCCCGAACTGTGA